In Malania oleifera isolate guangnan ecotype guangnan chromosome 8, ASM2987363v1, whole genome shotgun sequence, a single window of DNA contains:
- the LOC131162473 gene encoding uncharacterized protein LOC131162473 isoform X4: MPVGTQGTIKGLATDQLEEIGCQIILGNTYHLELRPSSELIDELGGLHKFINWPRALLTDSGGFQMVSLLHLADITEKGVTFQSPVDGKPMLLTPEESIQIQNRIGADIIMALDDVVKTTITGPRVEEAMYRTLRWIDRCIAAHKRPNEQNLFGIVQGGLDPVLRDICVKGLVDRNLPGYAIGGLSGGEDKDSFWRVVAQCTAALPDDKPRYVMGVGYPLDIVVCSALGADMYDCVYPTRTARFGTALVSEGVLKLKHQAMADDDRPIDPTCQCMVCKKYTRAYIHCLVTKDAMGSQLLSYHNLYYMMKLSQDLHSSIIEGKFPEFVCKFLQKMFPKGDVPEWVCNAMEVAGIDISPSALHSS, from the exons GGACAATAAAAGGTTTGGCGACAGACCAGCTTGAGGAAATTGGCTGCCAAATAATACTTGGGAATACATATCATTTGGAACTTCGTCCCAGTTCTGAGTTGATTGATGAGTTGGGGGGTCTCCACAAATTTATAAACTGGCCAAGAGCACTGCTAACTGACTCTGGTGGATTTCAGATG GTGTCACTATTGCATTTAGCTGACATTACTGAAAAAGGAGTCACATTTCAG TCTCCAGTTGATGGAAAGCCAATGCTTCTAACACCTGAGGAATCAATTCAAATCCAA AACAGAATTGGAGCAGATATCATTATGGCTCTTGATGATGTTGTGAAAACCACCATTACTGGCCCACGGGTTGAGGAGGCTATGTATCGCACTCTTCGTTGGATAGACAGATGCATTGCAG CTCACAAGAGACCGAATGAGCAGAACTTGTTTGGCATTGTCCAAGGTGGTTTAGATCCTGTATTGAG GGATATATGTGTGAAAGGCTTGGTGGATCGGAATCTCCCTGG CTATGCTATTGGTGGCCTTTCAGGTGGCGAAGATAAAGATTCATTTTGGCGTGTTGTTGCGCAGTGCACTGCTGCATTACCTGACGATAAACCACGATATGTTATG GGGGTTGGTTATCCATTGGATATTGTAGTTTGCAGTGCTTTAGGGGCTGACATGTATGACTGTGTTTATCCCACCCGTACTGCTCGTTTCGGTACAGCACTTGTATCTGAG GGAGTGCTGAAGCTCAAGCACCAGGCAATGGCTGATGATGATCGCCCCATTGATCCGACTTGCCAGTGTATG GTTTGCAAGAAGTATACAAGGGCTTACATCCATTGCCTAGTTACAAAAGATGCTATGGGATCTCAactattgtcatatcataatttgtATTACATGATGAAG CTTAGCCAGGATCTGCATTCATCAATAATTGAGGGAAAGTTTCCAGA GTTTGTATGCAAGTTCCTGCAGAAAATG TTCCCCAAAGGTGATGTCCCTGAATGGGTCTGCAATGCCATGGAGGTTGCTGGAATCGATATCTCTCCCTCTGCTCTCCATTCTTCCTGA
- the LOC131162473 gene encoding uncharacterized protein LOC131162473 isoform X2: MALRFEVLGRFNRARAAQLTLPHFVCQTPLFMPVGTQGTIKGLATDQLEEIGCQIILGNTYHLELRPSSELIDELGGLHKFINWPRALLTDSGGFQMVSLLHLADITEKGVTFQSPVDGKPMLLTPEESIQIQNRIGADIIMALDDVVKTTITGPRVEEAMYRTLRWIDRCIAAHKRPNEQNLFGIVQGGLDPVLRDICVKGLVDRNLPGYAIGGLSGGEDKDSFWRVVAQCTAALPDDKPRYVMGVGYPLDIVVCSALGADMYDCVYPTRTARFGTALVSEGVLKLKHQAMADDDRPIDPTCQCMVCKKYTRAYIHCLVTKDAMGSQLLSYHNLYYMMKLSQDLHSSIIEGKFPEFVCKFLQKMFPKGDVPEWVCNAMEVAGIDISPSALHSS; this comes from the exons GGACAATAAAAGGTTTGGCGACAGACCAGCTTGAGGAAATTGGCTGCCAAATAATACTTGGGAATACATATCATTTGGAACTTCGTCCCAGTTCTGAGTTGATTGATGAGTTGGGGGGTCTCCACAAATTTATAAACTGGCCAAGAGCACTGCTAACTGACTCTGGTGGATTTCAGATG GTGTCACTATTGCATTTAGCTGACATTACTGAAAAAGGAGTCACATTTCAG TCTCCAGTTGATGGAAAGCCAATGCTTCTAACACCTGAGGAATCAATTCAAATCCAA AACAGAATTGGAGCAGATATCATTATGGCTCTTGATGATGTTGTGAAAACCACCATTACTGGCCCACGGGTTGAGGAGGCTATGTATCGCACTCTTCGTTGGATAGACAGATGCATTGCAG CTCACAAGAGACCGAATGAGCAGAACTTGTTTGGCATTGTCCAAGGTGGTTTAGATCCTGTATTGAG GGATATATGTGTGAAAGGCTTGGTGGATCGGAATCTCCCTGG CTATGCTATTGGTGGCCTTTCAGGTGGCGAAGATAAAGATTCATTTTGGCGTGTTGTTGCGCAGTGCACTGCTGCATTACCTGACGATAAACCACGATATGTTATG GGGGTTGGTTATCCATTGGATATTGTAGTTTGCAGTGCTTTAGGGGCTGACATGTATGACTGTGTTTATCCCACCCGTACTGCTCGTTTCGGTACAGCACTTGTATCTGAG GGAGTGCTGAAGCTCAAGCACCAGGCAATGGCTGATGATGATCGCCCCATTGATCCGACTTGCCAGTGTATG GTTTGCAAGAAGTATACAAGGGCTTACATCCATTGCCTAGTTACAAAAGATGCTATGGGATCTCAactattgtcatatcataatttgtATTACATGATGAAG CTTAGCCAGGATCTGCATTCATCAATAATTGAGGGAAAGTTTCCAGA GTTTGTATGCAAGTTCCTGCAGAAAATG TTCCCCAAAGGTGATGTCCCTGAATGGGTCTGCAATGCCATGGAGGTTGCTGGAATCGATATCTCTCCCTCTGCTCTCCATTCTTCCTGA